From one Mobula birostris isolate sMobBir1 chromosome 20, sMobBir1.hap1, whole genome shotgun sequence genomic stretch:
- the LOC140212726 gene encoding uncharacterized protein — MTKAGIQRKIAEYCVGKELFEEESLQEFPIGDEETLLRLEHLRMERLKVEAAEAEKQREFEREMRRQEGQVSGRGDERGVSINVSQEVKLVPLFAEKDVDRYFLHFEKVAENRKWPREDWAVLLQSVLKGKAQQAYSALSVTESTNYDTVKEAVLKVYEMVPEAYRQKFRGLRKSGNQTYIEFAHEKERYFDRWCPSKEVDEDYHKVRQLMLIEEFKECVPSAIQTYVEEKEFETLSAAARKADEFALNHKIKFFPSKCYQKSYRNNPPSKTEHKAGARYRGKEEGKPTKNKFSSFTCYYCRKPGHVASNCLIRKKEMGKERGETSDTCAPVAETTRRKVGSGRVQEGIEWFIIKGFVSEKEGSPLVPVRIWRDTEAFFL, encoded by the coding sequence ATGACGAAGGCAGGAATTCAGAGGAAAATAGCTGAATATTGTGTTGGGAAAGAGTTATTTGAGGAGGAGTCGCTACAGGAGTTTCCGATAGGTGACGAGGAGACCCTGTTACGACTAGAACATTTAAGAATGGAGAGACTTAAGGTCGAGGCTGCAGaggcagagaaacagagggagtttgagagggagatgcgGCGTCAAGAGGGTCAAGTGTCAGGCCGTGGTGACGAGAGGGGTGTATCAATTAATGTCAGTCAGGAAGTTAAGTTGGTACCTCTGTTTGCTGAAAAAGACGTTGATAGGTACTTCCTACATTTTGAGAAAGTGGCTGAGAACAGGAAGTGGCCGAGGGAGGACTGGGCAGTATTGCTGCAAAGTGTGTTAAAAGGGAAGGCGCAGCAAGCATATTCTGCCTTATCTGTGACCGAGTCGACTAATTATGATACTGTGAAGGAGGCTGTGCTTAAGGTCTATGAAATGGTGCCAGAAGCGTACCGACAGAAGTTTCGGGGTTTGAGGAAGTCTGGGAACCAGACATATATAGAGTTTGCCCATGAAAAGGAGAGGTATTTTGATCGGTGGTGTCCCTCGAAAGAGGTAGACGAGGACTACCACAAAGTGAGACAGCTGATGCTGATCGAGGAATTTAAAGAGTGTGTCCCTAGTGCGATACAGACATACGTAGAAGAGAAAGAGTTTGAGACTCTTTCCGCGGCCGCTAGGAAAGCGGATGAgtttgccctgaatcacaagatTAAGTTTTTCCCGAGCAAGTGTTATCAGAAGAGTTACCGGAATAATCCACCGAGTAAAACAGAACACAAGGCAGGAGCTAGGtacagaggtaaagaggagggGAAACCAACCAAAAATAAGTTTTCCAGTTTTACCTGTTACTACTGCAGAAAGCCTGGCCATGTGGCATCTAACTGTCTTATTCGGAAGAAAGAAATGGGAAAGGAGAGGGGGGAAACCTCCGACACGTGTGCGCCGGTGGCTGAGACCACACGAAGGAAGGTGGGGTCTGGCCGAGTTCAGGAAGGGATTGAGTGGTTTATTATCAAGGGTTTTGTGTCTGAGAAGGAGGGGTCACCCCTAGTTCCAGTGAGAATCTGGCGCGATACTGAAGCCTTTTttttataa